In Mucilaginibacter celer, one DNA window encodes the following:
- a CDS encoding pyridoxamine 5'-phosphate oxidase family protein produces MLGKLEQPEIEALLGRQVTGRLGCHAGGTTYIVPVNYVYKNGIIYAHSGPGKKIDMMRQNPEVCFEVDEIKNIFSWKSVIAWGKFEEITGMEEQQRAMQALIHRIMPLVEQPTGHPSHGITESEYDLGDKVDLIVYKIIIHKTTGRFEQN; encoded by the coding sequence ATGTTAGGAAAATTAGAACAACCAGAAATTGAAGCTTTGCTCGGCCGACAGGTAACAGGCCGGCTGGGGTGTCACGCCGGTGGTACAACCTATATCGTTCCTGTTAATTACGTTTATAAAAACGGCATCATTTACGCGCACTCTGGGCCGGGAAAAAAGATTGATATGATGCGGCAAAACCCCGAGGTTTGCTTTGAGGTTGACGAGATAAAAAACATTTTTAGCTGGAAAAGTGTGATTGCCTGGGGAAAATTTGAAGAGATTACCGGGATGGAAGAACAGCAGCGAGCGATGCAGGCTCTCATTCACAGGATAATGCCATTGGTTGAACAGCCTACCGGTCATCCATCACATGGCATTACCGAAAGCGAATATGACCTTGGCGATAAAGTAGACCTTATTGTTTATAAGATTATCATTCACAAAACTACAGGCCGTTTTGAGCAGAACTGA
- a CDS encoding flavodoxin domain-containing protein, whose translation MKGIIIYGGKYGATEQYAHWLADALEMPVSKAEDVTANALKLYEVVVIGSSVYVGSLVLRDWLARNNSSLKQKKLFIFIVSSANGQDLHQQQMLINNNFKRNIIDTAKMFFLPGRCEVAKLSWKDKLLLKMGAWLEKNPQKKWIMKKGFDYMDRRRLDDIVGQIEGLGDV comes from the coding sequence ATGAAAGGAATTATCATATACGGGGGAAAGTATGGTGCTACCGAACAGTATGCACACTGGTTGGCTGATGCATTGGAAATGCCTGTATCAAAAGCGGAGGATGTTACGGCAAACGCACTGAAACTTTATGAGGTGGTTGTGATTGGCAGTTCCGTATATGTTGGCAGCCTGGTACTGCGTGATTGGCTGGCCAGAAATAACAGTAGCCTTAAACAAAAAAAGTTGTTCATATTCATTGTTAGCAGCGCTAATGGCCAAGATCTTCATCAGCAGCAAATGCTGATCAATAATAATTTTAAACGTAATATCATCGATACAGCTAAAATGTTTTTCCTCCCAGGCAGATGCGAGGTTGCTAAACTTTCATGGAAAGACAAGTTATTGTTGAAGATGGGGGCCTGGCTTGAAAAAAATCCTCAAAAAAAATGGATTATGAAAAAAGGCTTTGATTATATGGACCGGCGTCGCCTTGATGACATCGTTGGTCAGATTGAAGGCTTAGGCGATGTTTAA
- a CDS encoding sensor histidine kinase, with translation MDLQTKQITLLKLIQEIQGYAIFLLDENGNVETWNAGAQKIKGYLADEIIGKNISIFYTQVDLAKNLPQTLLAEAAKNGTAYNESWRVRKDGSTFWGAVTIMAMYNEEGKVYGFAKITRDLTEKMLSELTIKQHAENLEIKNKEIEQFVYIASHDLQEPLHTISNFAYFLKTEYAHKLDDTAQMYLEFMLQATGRMKGLITNLLDYSRIGAEKTLSEVDCNLLIAGVVANLDSTIKENGATIRYQNLPVIEAYEIELAQLFQNLLSNAIKFRDKNFAPIVEITASKEGNDWRFNVIDNGIGINPKFAEKVFLIFQRLHGRNDYEGNGIGLAHCKKIVELHGGKISVKANPVSGCTFTFTIPLNPDKPR, from the coding sequence ATGGACCTGCAAACGAAACAAATAACCCTCCTAAAGTTAATACAGGAAATACAGGGCTATGCTATATTTCTTTTAGATGAAAATGGAAACGTGGAGACATGGAACGCAGGCGCCCAAAAAATTAAGGGGTATCTTGCGGATGAGATTATCGGAAAAAATATAAGTATCTTTTATACTCAGGTCGATCTGGCAAAAAATTTACCACAAACATTGCTGGCCGAGGCCGCAAAAAACGGTACAGCCTACAATGAAAGCTGGCGCGTGCGAAAAGACGGATCAACTTTTTGGGGAGCGGTTACCATAATGGCGATGTATAATGAAGAAGGAAAAGTTTACGGCTTTGCCAAAATAACCCGCGACCTTACCGAAAAAATGCTATCGGAATTGACGATTAAGCAACACGCCGAGAATTTGGAAATTAAAAATAAAGAGATTGAGCAGTTTGTTTACATCGCATCGCACGACTTACAGGAGCCGTTGCATACCATTTCAAATTTTGCGTATTTTTTGAAAACGGAATATGCGCACAAATTAGATGATACAGCCCAAATGTATCTTGAATTTATGCTACAGGCGACTGGCAGGATGAAGGGACTGATAACCAATTTATTGGACTACTCAAGGATAGGTGCAGAAAAAACTTTAAGCGAGGTGGATTGCAATTTACTCATTGCCGGTGTTGTAGCCAACCTTGATAGTACGATAAAAGAAAACGGTGCCACTATACGCTATCAAAACCTGCCTGTGATTGAAGCTTACGAGATAGAACTTGCACAGCTTTTTCAAAACCTGTTAAGCAACGCGATCAAATTTCGGGATAAGAACTTTGCGCCCATTGTCGAAATTACGGCTTCAAAAGAGGGTAACGACTGGCGTTTCAATGTTATCGATAATGGGATAGGTATAAACCCAAAGTTTGCCGAAAAAGTATTCCTTATATTTCAGCGGCTTCATGGCCGGAACGATTACGAGGGTAACGGAATAGGCTTAGCTCATTGCAAAAAAATTGTAGAACTGCACGGCGGAAAGATCTCAGTGAAGGCCAACCCGGTAAGCGGCTGTACTTTCACTTTCACCATACCTTTAAACCCTGATAAACCGCGATGA
- a CDS encoding glycosyltransferase yields MNYLNELIYLLSVLAFAILSIQVFYLLVFSVAGWLAKTKVYPEASMLGSFAIYIPAYKEDAVILETAMAALTLDYPAVKRKIIVIADSLQAETIDKLKKLPIELVEVLFDKSTKAKALNTALSQTRRNYDYALILDADNICDKKYLQRMNDALQAGYKVVQGQRVAKNTNTAFALLDAISEGINNHIFRKGHCALGLSSAIIGSGMALDFNLFNEIIPEITAVGGFDKEMELRLLKRKIKFGYAENAVVFDEKTQRAEVFQNQRKRWLSAQLNYLKLYFADGFIQLFKGNLDFFDKVLQTMLLPRIMIIGILPVLFVLSFLIRPVLSPLYWLSLAAAAYTAIFIAVPATYRTRKLLGAAGRLPLAFFMMARLFFKLKGANNTFIHTPHGETK; encoded by the coding sequence ATGAATTATTTAAACGAGTTAATCTATTTATTATCAGTATTGGCTTTCGCGATACTTAGCATCCAGGTATTTTACCTGTTGGTTTTTTCGGTTGCCGGTTGGCTCGCAAAAACAAAGGTTTATCCAGAGGCATCGATGCTGGGGAGTTTTGCCATTTATATTCCCGCATATAAGGAAGATGCTGTAATTTTGGAAACAGCCATGGCGGCGCTTACCTTAGATTACCCCGCGGTGAAGCGGAAGATAATTGTTATTGCCGATTCATTGCAGGCCGAAACCATTGATAAGTTAAAAAAGCTGCCTATCGAACTGGTTGAAGTTTTGTTTGATAAAAGTACCAAGGCAAAGGCGCTCAATACTGCTTTATCCCAAACCCGGAGAAACTATGATTACGCATTGATTTTGGATGCCGACAACATCTGCGACAAAAAATATTTGCAACGGATGAATGATGCATTACAGGCGGGCTACAAAGTGGTACAGGGGCAACGGGTTGCAAAAAACACAAATACTGCGTTTGCCTTGTTAGATGCCATAAGCGAGGGTATCAATAACCACATATTCAGGAAAGGACATTGCGCGCTGGGTTTATCAAGCGCTATCATAGGCTCGGGCATGGCGCTTGATTTTAATTTGTTTAATGAAATTATACCTGAAATTACAGCCGTTGGCGGCTTTGATAAAGAAATGGAGCTTAGATTATTGAAAAGAAAGATCAAATTCGGGTACGCTGAAAACGCTGTGGTATTTGATGAAAAAACACAACGCGCCGAGGTATTTCAAAACCAGCGAAAGCGCTGGCTCTCGGCGCAGCTAAACTATTTGAAATTATACTTCGCCGACGGATTTATACAGCTTTTTAAAGGAAACCTTGATTTTTTTGATAAAGTACTCCAAACCATGCTGTTACCGCGGATAATGATAATTGGTATTTTGCCGGTGCTATTTGTTTTGTCTTTTTTAATACGACCGGTTTTGTCGCCCTTGTATTGGTTATCGCTTGCGGCGGCGGCTTACACCGCCATTTTCATTGCGGTGCCAGCAACGTATCGAACCAGAAAATTGTTAGGCGCCGCGGGCCGTTTACCTCTTGCATTTTTTATGATGGCACGGTTGTTTTTTAAATTGAAAGGTGCTAACAACACTTTTATCCATACACCGCATGGCGAAACTAAATAA
- a CDS encoding PAS domain-containing protein, whose protein sequence is MTDEIKSRFYEVGFEVADHTSAMLAYWDKNLVCRYANAAYIEWFGKSPADMIDKITLHQLLGPLFALNLPFITEVLKGKVQVFERDIKIPDGQVKSTIATYCPDFANQEVRGFFVHVADVTPLKNRQNSNIIPNDGLTYNDHLITQVQETLKACLFTKFPGIAALARQHFISETKLKKGFKTKFNTTIFSYYRELQMELAHRYLSEKKCSKKQVSILLNFSNQANFSACYNKYLSTQKTKRIIAGLQKQNENLHKTFTEQVPFAMAMLDNDLGYLAYSQKWQHYFKAGDDTVLNVLKLYNLGQNANDWELILSNCLQGTPYSSNEQLIEFIDGRQLWIKWDIRPWYQQNDMIGGVIIAADDVTAIKQRDIENQKLLEILNKTNEITRTGAWKRNFDNGTAIWSKILKEILEVPPDFEPTVELAFNFYKEGKDRDLVKAALHSAITHGTPFDIEATLVSAKGNLKRVRVIGYPEFSNGVCHKLSGIFQELSNTGSLS, encoded by the coding sequence ATGACCGATGAAATTAAATCCCGTTTTTATGAGGTAGGATTTGAAGTGGCCGACCATACCTCGGCCATGCTTGCCTATTGGGATAAAAACCTTGTTTGCCGTTATGCCAACGCGGCCTATATCGAATGGTTTGGCAAATCTCCGGCCGATATGATTGATAAAATAACTTTACACCAATTACTCGGACCGCTGTTTGCATTGAATTTGCCATTTATTACCGAGGTTTTAAAAGGTAAAGTACAGGTATTTGAACGCGATATTAAAATTCCGGATGGCCAGGTTAAAAGTACAATCGCCACGTATTGTCCTGATTTTGCCAACCAGGAAGTTAGAGGTTTTTTTGTACATGTTGCTGATGTTACACCTCTTAAAAATCGTCAAAACTCAAATATTATACCCAATGATGGCTTAACATACAATGACCACTTGATTACGCAGGTGCAGGAAACGTTAAAAGCCTGTTTGTTTACGAAATTTCCGGGTATTGCGGCCTTGGCCAGGCAACACTTTATTTCAGAAACCAAGCTGAAAAAAGGCTTTAAAACAAAATTCAACACAACCATCTTCTCCTATTACCGGGAGTTACAGATGGAGCTTGCGCATAGATATCTGAGCGAAAAAAAGTGCAGTAAAAAACAAGTTTCCATTTTGTTGAATTTTTCTAACCAGGCTAATTTTTCTGCATGCTATAATAAGTACCTGAGCACTCAAAAAACAAAGCGAATTATCGCCGGTTTGCAGAAACAAAATGAAAACCTGCATAAAACCTTCACCGAACAGGTTCCGTTTGCTATGGCCATGCTGGATAACGATTTAGGATATTTAGCTTATTCGCAAAAATGGCAGCATTACTTTAAGGCAGGCGATGACACTGTTTTAAACGTTCTTAAATTATATAACCTGGGGCAAAACGCAAACGACTGGGAGTTGATTTTATCCAACTGTTTGCAAGGCACTCCATACAGCAGCAATGAGCAACTGATTGAATTTATTGATGGCAGGCAGTTATGGATAAAATGGGATATCCGCCCCTGGTATCAGCAAAATGATATGATTGGAGGAGTTATAATAGCCGCCGACGATGTAACAGCCATTAAACAGCGGGATATTGAGAACCAAAAGCTGCTTGAGATTTTAAATAAAACCAACGAAATAACCAGAACAGGCGCATGGAAACGAAACTTTGATAACGGAACTGCCATCTGGAGTAAAATATTAAAAGAGATTCTTGAAGTGCCCCCGGATTTTGAGCCCACCGTTGAACTGGCATTCAATTTTTATAAAGAAGGTAAGGATCGTGACCTGGTAAAAGCGGCGCTTCATAGCGCGATTACCCACGGTACCCCTTTTGATATAGAAGCAACTTTAGTATCTGCCAAAGGTAATTTAAAACGGGTAAGGGTAATTGGCTATCCCGAATTTAGTAATGGCGTATGCCATAAGTTATCAGGGATATTCCAGGAGTTGTCCAATACCGGCAGTCTATCTTAA
- a CDS encoding glycosyltransferase family 2 protein, whose translation MNNDTQLPLVSVITVNYNTDEVTAALLASLRNVTYPNLEVIVVDNASKVNCDYLKTAFPEITFIQNEVNEGFAGGNNRGIEKASGEIVFLLNNDTEVIPGFIEPVIELFKTDQSIGIISPKIRYYHLPGVIQYAGGEPINPFTARGKFIGTGQADRGQFQMPVKTQLGHGAAMAIRRTVFDKIGLLPENYFLYYEELDFCVHAQKAGFSIWYQPASLVLHKESMSVGKLSSIKVYYQNRNRLLFIRRNIKGLQGFISRMFFVLISAPVAMFRYLLSDTPGYANEIWKGLIWNFRNNAR comes from the coding sequence ATGAATAACGATACTCAATTGCCGCTGGTGTCGGTAATAACGGTAAACTACAATACTGATGAGGTGACAGCCGCGTTGCTTGCTTCGCTGCGAAATGTTACCTACCCAAACCTTGAGGTGATAGTTGTTGATAATGCATCGAAAGTTAATTGCGATTATCTTAAAACAGCGTTTCCGGAAATAACATTTATCCAGAATGAGGTTAATGAAGGTTTTGCCGGCGGAAATAACCGGGGCATTGAAAAAGCCAGTGGCGAGATTGTTTTTTTGCTGAATAATGATACCGAGGTGATACCTGGTTTTATTGAACCTGTCATTGAGCTTTTTAAAACAGATCAGTCAATCGGTATCATATCTCCCAAAATACGTTATTATCATTTGCCGGGGGTGATACAGTACGCGGGAGGCGAACCGATTAACCCTTTTACAGCCCGCGGAAAATTTATCGGCACGGGCCAGGCCGATAGGGGGCAATTCCAAATGCCTGTTAAAACCCAATTGGGGCATGGTGCCGCTATGGCTATACGCCGTACCGTTTTTGACAAAATAGGCCTCTTGCCCGAAAATTATTTCCTGTATTATGAAGAACTTGATTTTTGTGTACATGCGCAAAAGGCCGGTTTTTCTATCTGGTACCAGCCGGCCTCCCTCGTACTTCATAAAGAGTCGATGAGTGTTGGCAAATTAAGCAGCATCAAGGTTTATTATCAAAACCGCAACCGTTTGCTATTTATCAGGCGAAATATAAAGGGTTTGCAGGGATTTATAAGCAGAATGTTTTTTGTACTTATTTCGGCTCCGGTTGCGATGTTCAGGTATCTTCTGAGTGATACACCAGGCTATGCCAATGAAATATGGAAAGGATTGATCTGGAACTTTCGTAACAACGCAAGATAA
- a CDS encoding response regulator, producing the protein MKTYKNLDAFLLVDDDLPTNFIHTRVIKNTSIAAKVEVATNVQDALDFLTYAGKFANTQNTARPGLIFLDINMPGLSGWDFLDAYEKLDAKFKAQAVVIMVTTSLNPGDREKALKNKEVVEFLNKPLRPDLVAEVVARYFDEEEAPGTIPII; encoded by the coding sequence ATGAAAACTTATAAAAATCTCGATGCCTTCTTGTTGGTGGATGATGACCTGCCAACTAATTTTATTCATACCAGGGTGATCAAAAACACATCGATAGCAGCTAAAGTAGAAGTTGCTACCAATGTGCAGGACGCTCTGGATTTTTTAACCTATGCCGGCAAGTTTGCAAATACGCAAAATACAGCGAGGCCAGGGTTAATTTTTTTGGATATTAATATGCCGGGCCTTAGCGGATGGGATTTTTTAGATGCCTATGAAAAACTGGATGCCAAATTTAAAGCGCAGGCGGTTGTAATAATGGTCACCACCTCATTAAACCCCGGCGACAGGGAAAAAGCTTTAAAAAACAAAGAAGTAGTCGAGTTTTTAAACAAGCCTTTACGACCGGACCTTGTGGCGGAAGTTGTAGCACGCTATTTTGACGAAGAAGAAGCACCCGGCACTATACCAATTATTTAG
- a CDS encoding DUF892 family protein, with protein sequence MISLSRSSILNASFRNIFVAQIKILYNSKQQLIGYLPLLLNDCYYMPLKHAIAEILEDISKNAHTLRNIIKLLSEDPEYKYCLGTSSLVYEAYSQVKLKKYNIWEIDMTVVYYLSAMMSQQLGVANTVLLITKEATYSPFAQSIEEIADTTSENCTLLNHLATEIVKYAGKLYEVDTV encoded by the coding sequence ATGATATCACTTTCCAGATCAAGCATTTTGAATGCATCATTCAGAAATATTTTCGTCGCGCAAATAAAAATATTGTATAATTCAAAGCAGCAACTAATAGGGTATCTGCCACTTTTGCTTAACGACTGTTATTATATGCCGCTTAAACACGCCATAGCCGAAATTTTAGAGGATATATCAAAAAATGCGCACACACTACGAAATATCATTAAATTATTAAGCGAAGACCCGGAATATAAATATTGCCTTGGCACCAGTTCGCTCGTATATGAAGCATACAGCCAGGTGAAACTCAAAAAATACAACATCTGGGAAATTGACATGACGGTTGTATATTATTTGTCTGCCATGATGAGCCAACAACTGGGTGTTGCTAATACAGTACTGCTGATTACTAAAGAAGCAACTTACAGCCCTTTTGCCCAATCCATTGAAGAAATAGCTGATACCACATCAGAAAACTGCACACTGTTAAATCACCTTGCGACAGAAATTGTAAAATACGCCGGCAAGCTTTACGAAGTTGATACGGTGTAA
- a CDS encoding LruC domain-containing protein produces the protein MNPFASKNFQNSKPRATLLIILLASTMFIISCKKDTSSGLVSQPPVVVTPGDSVIAPANFDFATTKLVSVKINLQSNNNEPIAGVPVDIFAGDPATSSPILTSLSDNNGVLQAQVSLPAYVDTLIVDAKYVGLMRNAKAVIVNNVVNGTIGGSAGFSGNISQNNYVSKSIGKIRNLNSFSTMVSNSSNTVYSYMGQYDNSGVPKYLEPTYDVITSDLLSFINASLPETVDVRKSHPQYLQSSATADLNITETADVWITFVSEGAGYLNSLGYYTYTTGTPPKSPSDIASVKYIFPNASLPGSGGNLRSGSKVKLGRFNAGTSIGFVLLANAWDGGSKTVSTSTAKFYSTTACNPETNADLKKHTVLLFSETQNLFLIGIDDQNRQTGGSDNDFNDIVFYATSNPIRAISQTDVQPIDKPVDTDGDGVTDTFDQFPTDPTRAYVSYYPSKTTFGTVLFEDLWPATGDYDMNDMVIGYRYKTVTNAKNLAVEMYADYAVKASGASFVSGFGVQFPFASNAVQSVTGQKRASNYIVQNGNGTEAGQGKAVIIPFDSYQAVIKRPGGYYINTQNGAPYITGDTVHVHINFTTPLSAATLGTAPFNPFLISNQRRGYEVHLPNNMPTDLADKKLFGTLQDNSNAGLNSYYKTKNSWPWALNFVEQFDYPSEGSNIGKTYNYFLQWAKSGGTSHPDWYLGTSGNRNESMIYRK, from the coding sequence ATGAACCCTTTCGCCTCAAAAAACTTTCAAAACAGCAAACCAAGAGCTACTTTGTTGATAATATTGCTTGCATCGACAATGTTTATAATATCCTGCAAAAAGGATACCAGCTCAGGTTTGGTTAGCCAGCCGCCGGTTGTGGTAACGCCGGGTGACAGCGTTATCGCGCCTGCAAATTTTGATTTTGCCACTACAAAGCTTGTATCAGTTAAAATTAACCTGCAATCAAACAACAATGAGCCCATAGCAGGCGTGCCGGTAGATATTTTTGCCGGCGACCCGGCAACAAGCAGCCCGATATTAACAAGCCTTAGCGACAATAACGGCGTATTGCAGGCCCAGGTTAGTTTACCCGCTTATGTTGATACCTTGATAGTTGATGCAAAATATGTTGGCCTTATGCGTAATGCCAAAGCTGTAATAGTGAATAATGTAGTCAACGGCACTATTGGTGGCTCGGCGGGATTTTCGGGTAACATATCCCAAAACAATTATGTTAGTAAAAGTATAGGCAAAATTAGAAACTTAAACTCGTTTAGCACCATGGTTTCTAACAGCAGCAATACCGTTTACAGTTATATGGGCCAATATGATAATTCGGGTGTTCCTAAATATCTCGAACCTACTTATGATGTGATCACGTCGGATCTTTTATCGTTCATAAACGCTTCTTTACCCGAGACAGTGGATGTACGAAAGAGCCATCCTCAATACCTCCAGTCGTCAGCCACAGCCGATTTAAACATTACCGAAACAGCCGATGTTTGGATAACCTTTGTAAGTGAAGGCGCCGGTTATTTAAACTCACTGGGGTATTATACCTATACTACCGGCACCCCGCCAAAAAGCCCTTCTGACATAGCTTCGGTTAAGTATATATTTCCTAACGCCTCGCTTCCCGGTTCGGGTGGTAACCTTCGTTCGGGTAGCAAAGTGAAACTGGGCCGTTTTAACGCGGGCACATCAATAGGATTTGTGTTGTTAGCCAACGCCTGGGATGGCGGCTCAAAAACGGTGAGCACAAGCACTGCTAAATTTTACTCAACAACTGCCTGCAATCCAGAAACAAACGCCGATCTTAAAAAACACACCGTGCTGCTTTTTTCTGAAACTCAAAACCTTTTCCTGATTGGTATTGACGATCAAAACCGCCAGACGGGTGGCAGCGATAACGACTTTAACGATATTGTATTTTACGCAACATCAAACCCGATAAGGGCGATATCACAAACCGATGTACAGCCAATTGATAAACCGGTAGATACCGACGGCGATGGTGTGACAGATACTTTCGACCAGTTCCCTACCGATCCTACAAGGGCTTATGTAAGTTATTACCCTTCAAAAACAACATTCGGAACAGTTTTATTTGAAGATCTTTGGCCTGCAACCGGCGATTACGACATGAATGATATGGTAATAGGTTACAGATACAAAACCGTTACCAACGCCAAAAACCTCGCCGTAGAAATGTACGCCGACTATGCTGTAAAAGCTTCCGGAGCATCATTTGTAAGCGGCTTTGGGGTACAGTTTCCGTTTGCGTCAAATGCGGTTCAAAGTGTAACCGGCCAAAAAAGGGCATCCAATTACATTGTACAAAACGGCAACGGAACCGAGGCTGGCCAGGGTAAAGCGGTTATTATTCCGTTTGATAGCTACCAGGCTGTAATAAAACGTCCAGGCGGTTATTATATCAATACTCAAAATGGCGCACCTTATATTACCGGCGATACCGTGCATGTGCATATTAACTTTACTACTCCACTTTCGGCAGCAACATTAGGTACAGCGCCTTTCAATCCATTCCTGATCAGTAATCAGCGCCGGGGATACGAGGTACACCTTCCTAATAATATGCCGACAGACCTTGCAGACAAGAAATTATTCGGCACGCTGCAAGACAACTCAAACGCGGGATTGAACAGTTACTACAAAACCAAAAACTCCTGGCCGTGGGCTTTAAACTTTGTAGAGCAGTTTGACTACCCATCCGAAGGAAGCAATATTGGCAAAACGTACAATTATTTTCTGCAATGGGCAAAATCAGGTGGAACATCACACCCGGATTGGTACCTGGGCACTTCAGGCAACCGCAACGAATCGATGATCTACAGAAAATAA
- a CDS encoding O-antigen ligase family protein, translating to MISKVVTEIRLVKAFFIAGLAALLGFIAAHIDVAGTMGLIALPFVALYLIWVFNKPVRALYTVLYTGFFANGMIRYSTAPFGLSIDVFLLITLIAALAKPQKGRSALLKNPFVYAIAVWTAFTVFEIINPEARSFAAWFYSVRGTALYMMQLIILTILLIDDKKGMLKFVNIWIFCSALAAVWGMKQLYLGVNHAEQMWLDAGAYKTHLLFGRLRVFSFYSDAGQFGAAMGHVLLICLILSLGPVKRKFKLGYLALSVFFFWAMAVSGTRGALFVPLSGFMVYLFLTKNFKILSIGIAVVGILFGLLKFTNVGAGNYQVQRMRSALDPNDPSLQVRLDNQKKFAAYLKSRPIGGGIGSAGSWGQRFSPGTFLAETPTDSWYVKIWAETGIVGLWIHLGMIITIAVTGTVMIFRMKNDLHLRQISMALFSGYIGIAFASYSNQVIGQAPSGIVVFMSLGLIWLAYKWDKAAQLMDTNEIKQ from the coding sequence ATGATTTCAAAAGTCGTTACGGAGATCAGGCTGGTAAAAGCATTTTTTATTGCAGGCCTTGCCGCATTACTGGGTTTTATCGCTGCACATATTGATGTGGCCGGAACCATGGGCCTGATAGCTTTGCCATTTGTAGCGCTTTACCTTATCTGGGTGTTTAATAAACCTGTTAGGGCGCTTTATACGGTGTTATATACCGGCTTTTTTGCCAACGGTATGATCCGTTATTCAACAGCGCCTTTTGGGTTATCAATTGATGTTTTTTTGCTCATTACATTAATTGCCGCCCTCGCGAAACCTCAAAAAGGCAGGTCGGCCCTGCTCAAAAACCCCTTTGTTTATGCTATTGCCGTGTGGACGGCTTTTACAGTTTTCGAGATCATTAATCCCGAAGCAAGAAGTTTCGCGGCCTGGTTTTATTCGGTAAGGGGCACCGCGCTGTACATGATGCAGTTGATTATCCTTACTATCCTGCTCATTGATGATAAAAAGGGGATGCTGAAGTTTGTTAACATCTGGATTTTTTGTTCGGCCCTGGCTGCTGTTTGGGGCATGAAACAATTGTACTTAGGTGTTAACCATGCCGAACAGATGTGGCTTGATGCCGGGGCTTACAAAACACATCTTTTGTTTGGCCGCCTCAGGGTTTTTTCATTCTATTCAGACGCGGGGCAGTTTGGTGCCGCCATGGGGCACGTTTTGCTCATCTGCCTTATCCTGTCGCTTGGGCCTGTGAAACGGAAGTTTAAGCTCGGCTATCTGGCGTTAAGCGTATTTTTCTTCTGGGCAATGGCAGTAAGTGGTACCCGGGGGGCGCTGTTCGTTCCGCTTTCGGGCTTTATGGTGTACTTGTTTTTAACCAAAAATTTCAAGATCCTGAGTATAGGTATCGCTGTCGTCGGGATATTATTCGGCTTGCTGAAGTTCACAAATGTAGGCGCGGGTAATTACCAGGTACAACGGATGCGCAGCGCGCTCGATCCTAACGACCCATCGCTACAGGTGAGGCTTGATAATCAAAAAAAGTTTGCAGCCTATCTCAAATCGCGACCAATAGGCGGGGGCATTGGCTCGGCAGGTTCCTGGGGGCAAAGGTTTTCGCCCGGCACATTTCTCGCCGAAACTCCTACAGATAGCTGGTACGTAAAAATCTGGGCCGAAACCGGCATCGTGGGTTTATGGATCCACCTGGGGATGATCATAACCATAGCCGTAACGGGCACGGTGATGATTTTCAGGATGAAAAATGATCTGCACCTGCGACAGATAAGCATGGCCCTTTTTTCGGGATATATCGGGATAGCGTTTGCAAGTTATAGTAACCAGGTAATAGGGCAGGCACCAAGCGGCATAGTTGTATTTATGAGTCTTGGTTTAATATGGCTGGCTTACAAATGGGATAAAGCAGCACAACTAATGGATACAAACGAGATAAAACAATAA